In Brienomyrus brachyistius isolate T26 unplaced genomic scaffold, BBRACH_0.4 scaffold33, whole genome shotgun sequence, a genomic segment contains:
- the LOC125721473 gene encoding uncharacterized protein LOC125721473: MAAPAEVRIVLLGKTGSGKSSAGNVILGEEKFAVSSDPNSVAIDCQTEKGNRDGWKFTVTDTPLIFDPERPEKDLKYSIISCLTECAPGPHVFILVLRVGRYTKEEKESVRKILKWFGEAALKHTVVLFTHGDKLQKNQTIKEYVEKYKDLKDVAHKCGGRVHVIDSQQWNKKDDKNAQFADLLEQVKKMMIDKREAGESQAVQTLEELSNRLLEPRSSTFDHEPGQGSESFTSSDRNLDESEYRSNSFQIKQLLTTVEKMVRDNRGSHYINKSLKVIADAIELEVKKIKEEMKESGEKAEESEIRRRARERVRTKIPRLEAGVTTGALLGALLRVAAGLSLPGILAAGLLVGAATRGYGKCVAESADAACRRAMVDGVLGAGVVGAAAAAAEAGAVGALGAGAVGAAEIGVLGATVAAAAEAGAVGALGAGAVGAAEIGVLGATAAAAAEAGAVGALGAGAVGAAEIGVLGATAAAAAEAGAVGALGAGAVGAAEIGVLGATAAAESGAVGALGEGAVGAAEIGVLGATAAAAAEAGAVGALGTGATAAEVGAVGALGAGAAAGIGVGVAVGVLATAGAIGGGVEGAKAAARADKPKEAAGNAAEDVKKKAGNMVKETWELGQIVTKAKETPYKKL; this comes from the exons ATGGCTG CACCTGCTGAAGTAAGAATTGTGCTGTTGGGGAAAACAGGATCTGGGAAGAGCAGCGCAGGAAATGTTATCCTGGGGGAAGAGAAGTTTGCAGTTTCCTCTGATCCTAACAGTGTAGCAATAGATTGTCAAacagaaaaaggaaacagagatGGCTGGAAATTTACAGTAACTGACACACCACTGATCTTTGACCCAGAGAGACCTGAGAAAGATCTGAAGTATTCCATAATATCCTGTCTCACTGAGTGTGCTCCTGGTCCACACGTCTTCATCTTAGTGCTGAGAGTGGGAAGATACACCAAAGAGGAGAAAGAGTCTGTGAGGAAGATActgaagtggtttggggagGCAGCCCTGAAGCATACAGTCGTCCTCTTCACACATGGTGACAAGCTTCAGAAAAACCAGACCATTAAAGAGTATGTAGAGAAGTACAAAGATCTGAAGGATGTTGCTCATAAGTGTGGAGGCCGAGTCCATGTCATTGACTCTCAGCAGTGGAACAAAAAAGATGATAAAAATGCTCAATTTGCAGACCTTCTGGAACAAGTAAAGAAAATGATGATAGATAAGAGAGAAGCTGGGGAATCACAGGCTGTTCAGACACTGGAAGAACTGAGCAACAGGCTCTTAGAACCAAGATCATCAACATTTGATCATGAACCAGGTCAAGGGTCCGAAAGCTTTACAAGCTCTGATAGAAACCTGGATGAATCAGAGTACAGAAGCAACAGTTTTCAGATTAAACAGCTGCTGACAACTGTAGAGAAGATGGTGAGAGACAACAGAGGCAgtcattacataaataaatcactGAAGGTAATAGCAGACGCTATAGAATTGGAGGTGAAAAAGATAAAAGAAGAGATGAAGGAGAGtggagagaaagcagaggagtcTGAGATCAGGAGACGtgcaagagagagagtgaggaccAAGATTCCGAGATTAGAGGCAGGAGTTACTACCGGTGCTTTACTGGGGGCTCTGCTGCGTGTGGCTGCAGGATTAtcactgccaggtatattggcAGCTGGACTCCTGGTGGGAGCAGCAACCAGAGGTTATGGAAAATGTGTAGCTGAGTCAGCAGATGCCGCATGTAGAAGGGCTATGGTAGATGGGGTATTAGGGGCAGGAGTAGTGGGAGCGGCGGCAGCAGCGGCAGAAGCTGGTGCAGTTGGGGCATTAGGGGCAGGAGCAGTGGGAGCGGCAGAAATTGGGGTATTAGGAGCAACAGTAGCAGCAGCGGCAGAAGCTGGTGCAGTTGGGGCATTAGGGGCAGGAGCAGTGGGAGCGGCAGAAATTGGGGTATTAggagcaacagcagcagcagcggcaGAAGCTGGTGCAGTTGGGGCATTAGGGGCAGGAGCAGTGGGAGCGGCAGAAATTGGGGTATTAggagcaacagcagcagcagcggcaGAAGCTGGTGCAGTTGGGGCATTAGGGGCAGGAGCAGTGGGAGCGGCAGAAATTGGGGTATTAggagcaacagcagcagcagaatcTGGTGCAGTTGGGGCATTAGGGGAAGGAGCAGTGGGAGCGGCAGAAATTGGGGTATTAggagcaacagcagcagcagcggcaGAAGCTGGTGCAGTTGGGGCATTAGGGACAGGAGCAACTGCGGCAGAAGTTGGTGCAGTTGGGGCATTAGGtgcaggagcagcagcaggaaTAGGAGTGGGTGTAGCTGTGGGGGTTTTGGCCACAGCAGGAGCCATAGGAGGGGGGGTTGAAGGAGCCAAAgctgcagccagagcagacaAACCAAAAGAGGCTGCAGGGAATGCAGCTGAAGATGTGAAGAAGAAAGCAGGAAATATGGTGAAGGAAACTTGGGAATTAGGGCAGATAGTGACAAaagcaaaggaaacaccttaTAAAAAACTGTAG